CTCTAGTCATATTAATTTTACTATGACTATCTGCAATCTTTTTATGTACATTTCTATTTACAGATAACTAAAAAGGGTGATTTTAGCGTGCAAAAAGCACAAGCACAAATTCCTATTATATTGCCACCTGAAATACAGGACGTAGCTAAGGAAGCATTGCAGTCTTGCAAGGATGTGCGTAAGTAAATATGTattttagactgggtcgatttattaaccgatatcgcgccatcgatttttcgataggatttgggctcagtaaaaaaagttccactacgaatacccaaaaaaaacaattatcgagcctgcgaaatttcacttTTTGGACtgtttttcgactttgatttttaaagtttttttcatgacctactaaaaaaaatattttcaaaaaactgttatcgccgtttttagcgaacattttttgGGTCGGacgggtatacatgaaaattttacaatcaaatgaaaaaaaatatatatttttttttcaaaaaactattaCCGCCAACGttttggcgcgatatcggttaactttggtccatacaaatcgacccaccctaatgtatgtaGTATGAGTATAGTCAGAAAACATAGCTcgatcttaaaatatttttaatttaatataaggTGTGAAGttagaattaaaattaaaataactaaattctttatacatatatgtacatatgtatatgtatacattttttttttttaattcacagAAAAAGCTTATAAGGACTCATGCGAACGTGTTTTCTATATAACAAAATGTGTGCGTGACTATGATCCAGGAAGTTTTAAATTTCCctaattttaaatgtattttatGTGCAGCAAAAAATGTGTAttgtattttacatatttatacatatgtatgtacatgaaataaaaaatagcaaatattcattttaagcttaaaaaaaattacaaaaaaaacaaatgcataggtaccgaatacaaagcACTTACTCTGACGTGTTTTCTCCTTTGGCTGCAAtgtatgccaaaaaaaaaaaagagagacaAAAAACGCAATTAGCAAACACACCCACTACGTACACACATatttcatgtattttttttttgcataacacCGACCAGCCTTAACCCCATTTTACCTGTTGCGATTTTATACCATTTTTCGTGCCCTGCTGTTTCACAGCCTCTTCCTCGGCTTTATGCAGCACATCATCTATAAATTCTGAGACAACTTCCATATTGTTGGTATCCTGCTTAAATTCTTCAATACGTGCATCCAAAGGTTCTGCTTCAGGCTCAGCTTCGCTCTCTATTTTATCAATTCTATCATCGCCAGCATCTGTCGGAGCCTCCGCTGTGGCAACATCACCAGCAAAATGTGCGCGCATTATAATgtagttttttttctttgttctaacaaacttttttttttaagtacttaATTTTGTGTACAAATAAATTTGTAATACACTACCAGTACactgtttaatttaatttctttttaattattttatatgtatgcatataaaatAAATTGGTATGTTTAAAAACGTAGGGCTTTTTTCAggctttcttaaaaaaatttgtatctaGACACTACGGTATTTCTTATGCGACTGACTACTCCTACACGTGTGTAATTTGATGAAAACCTCCTGCGGTCTGATTGTGTATGTGTGTCAGTGCGCCAAAATAACAGTTAACCTAAAAATCATTTCCATTAAAGACCCTAGCAAAGTTGACATTGTCATAATGtcttagtcataaccatatttttacttacctaTAAGTACAGGTATTGGTGCCCTAACctgcaaaaaatttataacaaattcCACAGTTAAAAAGCCACTTAGTCAAAAGGTAtgcacaacaaaaaataaaatatccaaaaagttaATAAGCACACCAACTCGTGTGCGTTTCGGGTGATTCTCGCTTGCCCGGCCACCGcacaagcagaaagcatcaagcgccatttgtattgaaaattcgtagcgtgcaGACGTAACCATGTCATCagatgacgattttttattgcttgtaaattttgcgaattttcgtaaaaatttgtcaactttcttctaagaattttttcgagtatgcagttttgta
The Eurosta solidaginis isolate ZX-2024a chromosome 5, ASM4086904v1, whole genome shotgun sequence DNA segment above includes these coding regions:
- the lush gene encoding general odorant-binding protein lush isoform X1; the encoded protein is MKLVTMQQFESSLDMMRNGCAPKFKIPVDILDRLRGGEFTENNPELKCYTKCIAQLAGTITKKGDFSVQKAQAQIPIILPPEIQDVAKEALQSCKDVQKAYKDSCERVFYITKCVRDYDPGSFKFP
- the lush gene encoding general odorant-binding protein lush isoform X2; this encodes MQQFESSLDMMRNGCAPKFKIPVDILDRLRGGEFTENNPELKCYTKCIAQLAGTITKKGDFSVQKAQAQIPIILPPEIQDVAKEALQSCKDVQKAYKDSCERVFYITKCVRDYDPGSFKFP